The window TCTCCTATAAACTGCAAAAAGCCACAGACAGGGCGCTGTTTGAAGTGGGCTTACAGAATGGGGAAATCCGAACTATCCGCCAGGTGACTGATAAAGATGCTGTGAAACAGAGACTGACTGTTATAGTGGAGGACAACGGGCAGCCCTCTCGTTCAGCTACAGTCATTGTTAACGTGGCGGTGGCGGACAGCTTCCCGGAAGTGCTGTCGGAGTTCACCGACTTTCCTCAAGACAAGGAGTACAATGACAACCTGACTTTTTACTTAGTGCTGGCTTTGGCTGTAGTGTCCTTCCTGTTCATCACGTGTTTAGTGGTTATTATATCAGTGAAAATCTACAGATGGAGACAGTCTCGCGTCCTGTATCACTCCAGTCTCCCTGTGATTCCATATTATCCTCCACGTTACTCAGACACTTTGGGGACAGGGACTCTCCCACACGTGTACAACTACGAGGTGTGCAGAACGACTGACTCCAGAAGGAGTGACTGTAAGTTCGGCGGAGCTGGTAGTCAGAACGTGTTGATAATGGACCCCAGTTCTACAGGGACGATGCAGCGGATGCAGAGTGAGAAGAGCATCCTGGATGAACCAGACTCTCCTCTAGAGGTTGGTCAAATGGTTAATCTGTTTTAAGCGCTCGCTGGCACTGTGTGACTGATGATCAATTTTAAAGGCGTCAGTTAGGCACCATATCAGCACCTTGGACAGTGACAATGACACCACAGTCCCACATTTGCCCCCCtatgtttgtctctgtctttcaTAGTCTCTTTTCATGCATTAATTTACTTCCCATTTTATACGAATGGATGACTTTAGGAAGAACAttgtttaaaatgattaatcCGGCAGGTTGGGTGGGCTATTTATACGTTTATTATCATGTCCTGACTGTGGTATTTTAATTTACATGACACCATTGCTGTTTTTATGTACTTTCACTATCTGAACTCATCGGGCCGCTGTTGCCCAATATGTTGCAGTTTCGAGTTGCTTTTGTAACTGGGTGTCTCAGTCATCGTCCTCCCACAATGCTGAGGCACAGTCACATACGCAGAATGCACACCTCGGAGATCAGACCGTACTAACCACGGACATTTTCAGCCGggattctattttttttaatgagcagGATCTACATCATGTTTCTCTTGCATTTGTGATTCACACGTCACAGGAATCTTACTCGCGAAACGGAATTTATCTCGGTGGCTGTGGCGCGACAGAGCTATCGGACAGAACAATGAAACGGCAAGTACTGTTGTTGTTCTCCATCGCCTGCCTCGGTTCTGTGACCGGGCAGGTCAGCTACTCGATTCCAGAGGAAATGGCTAAAGGCTCCTTAGTCGGCAACATAGCACAAGATTTAGGTGTAGATGTCAGACGGCTGAAGTCCGGCAAAGCTCGTATATATACGGGAGACAGTGTTCAGTACATCGAGCtgaacagagagaggggagtcctcattattaaagaaaaaatagacCGCGAAGCGCTCTGCAGACAGACAACGCCTTGCgctttacattttcaaattacgTTAGAGAACCCGCTGGAATTATTCCCGGTGACTGTTGAAATCACAGACATTAACGACAACGCACCGGTGTttcagaaggaggagaggaggtttGAAATAAGCGAGTCAGCGGTCGTCGGCTCTAAATTCATGCTGGAGAAGGCGATGGACCCTGATATCGGACAGAATGGTCTGCAGAGATACACTCTGAAGCCGACCGACAATTTTGCGCTTAAACTGCATAGTCAGTCTGATGGAAGCAAAAAGGTAGAAATGATTTTACAAAAGCCGttagacagagagaaacaggagcACATATCGTTAGTTCTGACAGCGGAGGACGGAGGGGAACCTCAAATGACGGGAACAATGCAGATTTATGTTACTGTGTTGGATGCAAACGACAATGCTCCTGTGTTTAGTAAAGCCGTTTACAAAGCGAGCATTACAGAAAACTCCGCCATAGGAACACTTGTTACTAAGGTCAGCGCTTCTGATGCAGACAAAGGCTCAAACGGAGAGGTGACCTACGTCATCGGGAACAGCATGGACACCGTGGCAAAGCTATTTCACATAAGCAGTGAGGGAGATGTGATACTAGACGGTGCAATAGACTACGAGAGAGAAAAGAATTATCACATCGATATAGAGGCGATTGATCTGGGCGGACTCTCTGATTCTAGTAAGATAATAATTGATGTCATTGACGTGAATGATAATAGTCCTGTCGTAAATATGATATCAACATCAGGCTCAATCCCAGAGAATTCAGCCCACAAAACAGTAATAGCTCTGATGAGTGTAAATGACCCTGATTCTGAAACCAATGGGAAAGTCCAGTGTGTGATGAATGAAAATATACCATTTACAATTACACCTACGTCGAGTAATTTCTATAGCATCGTAACAGACAGTGatctggacagagagagagcctCTGAGTATAATATCAGTGTGACCTGCTCTGATGAAGGAGTGCCCTCCCTCTCCAGCAGCGTCACTCTCACCTTGCAGATCTCTGACGTGAACGACAACGCGCCTGTCTTTGAGAGGAGCTCATATGAGGCCTACATTGtagaaaacaacacaccagGCCTCTCTATATTCACAGTGAGAGCCAGAGACGCTGACTGGAACCAGAACGCTCGTGTTTCTTACATTCTGGAGGACTCCTCTGTTAACGGAGTGCCAGTCTCCTCATATGTGTCCGTCAGTGCTGATAGTGGAGTCATCCATGCAGTGCGCTCTATTGACTACGAGCAGATCAAAGATTTCCACTTCCGCGTTAAAGCGCAGGATGGAGGCTCTCCTCCACTCAGCAGTAACGTGAGTGTGAAAGTAATGATCCAGGACCAGAACGACAACCCTCCTCAGGTTCTGTACCCGGTCCAGACCGGTGGGTCTCTGGTGGCTGAAATGGTACCTCGTTCAGCAGATGTGGGCTATCTGGTGACTAAAGTGGTGGCTGTTGATGTGGACTCTGGACAGAATGCCTGGCTCTCCTATAAACTGCAGAAAGCCACAGACAGGGCGCTGTTTGAAGTCGGCTTACAGAATGGAGAAGTCCGAACTATCCGCCAGGTGACTGATAAAGATGCTGTGAAACAGAGACTGACTGTTATAGTGGAGGACAACGGGCAGCCCTCTCGTTCAGCTACAGTCATTGTTAACGTGGCGGTGGCGGACAGCTTCCCGGAAGTGCTGTCGGAGTTCACTGACTTTCCTCACGACAAGGAGTACAATGACAACCTGACTTTTTACTTAGTGCTGGCTTTGGCTGTAGTGTCCTTCCTGTTCATCACGTGTTTAGTGGTTATTATATCAGTGAAAATCTACAGATGGAGACAGTCTCGCGTCCTGTATCACTCCAGTCTCCCTGTGATTCCATATTATCCTCCACGTTACTCAGACACTTTGGGGACAGGGACTCTCCCACACGTGTACAACTACGAGGTGTGCAGGACGACTGACTCCAGAAGGAGTGACTGTAAGTTCGGCGGAGCTGGTAGTCAGAACGTGTTGATAATGGACCCCAGTTCTACAGGGACGATGCAGCGGATGCAGAGTGAGAAGAGCATCCTGGACGAACCAGACTCTCCTCTAGAGGTTAGAAAGGTGTTACATTACACACGCCCTCCTTTCTAACTTGTCAGTAACAAACGATTTAATCGACTGCGCCAGCATGTGGTCAATTATTTGGTCTCTTCTTTTCAGCACCTTGGAGAGCAACCAGGAGTATTTATACATTCGTGTCATTCAATGTGTCAGATAAGAAAATGATCACTTCTCATCATTCATTCGATTGTTGTTGATCTTTTGAAATATGTTCCAGCACATGAATATTATGTTATAGAtaagatatacatatatatttgtaaCTTGAACTGGCTTCTGTTCCAATCTACCTACAACCGTTATAAGttattttctcacctttttcgACTTCTAACACCACATCACTGCAGTTTTCCTCTCTGAACTCCATGGGCCGCTGTTGCCTAGTCTGTTGCAGTTGTATTATATTTACGGCAGCACCGCCTCTTCATGTCGGTGTTTTAGAGAGGGAGGGCAGGCGCGGAGCGCATTGTCTTCGGTAGGAGGACCGATATAGACGACGAGACACCGTTTTAATACTTTTGCGTCAAAATCGAGGACTATTTTTgattcacattttgtttgaatgACTGCCCATCTTTCTTTCGGATTTTAAGAGgatttattgtttattcttGTCGGAATAATTTCAAACAATGAGACGGCAAGTACTGTTGTTTGTGTCGATCCTCTCTCTCAGTTCAGTCTTCGGACAAGTCAGCTACTCCATACCGGAGGAAATGGCGAAAGGCTCTTTAGTTGGTAATATAGCTCAGGATTTAGGATTAGATGTCAAACGACTGAGGTTGGGTAACGCTCGTGTTTATTCTGGTGATAGCAGAGAATACATCGAGCTGCACAGCGAAAGAGGAGTCCTCCTCATCAAGGAGAGAATAGACAGAGAGGCGCTGTGCGGTGAAACGACGCCTTGCGCAGTTCATTTTCAGATTGTGTTAGAGAATCCTATTGAATTTTACAGTGTGACCGTTGAAATCACTGATGTTAACGATAACGCACCAACCTTTGAGAAAAACGAAATCAAGTTTTTAATAAGTGAgtctgcagtcgttggggcaaAATTCGATTTGGAAAGAGCAGTGGATTTAGATGTGGGTACTAACACTCTCCAAAGCTACGTACTCAAGCCAAGTGATAATTTTTTACTGAAACTGCACAACCAGGCCGACGGTACAAAGAACGTTGAAATGGTTTTACAAAAACCtctggacagagagaaaaatgagtTCATTTCTTTGGCGTTAACGGCGTTAGACGGAGGAGAGCCGCAGATGTCGGGAACAATGCAGATCCTCATCACAGTGTTAGACGCGAATGATAATGCTCCTGTTTTCACACAGCCGATATATAAAGGCACCGTGGCTGAAAATGCTGCGAAAGGCACAATAGTGACGACTGTCAGTGCCTCAGATGCTGATCATGGTTTAAACGGTAAGATTAcgtattcaatcacaaatactTTGGATGACGTCAGACATATGTTTG of the Sparus aurata chromosome 18, fSpaAur1.1, whole genome shotgun sequence genome contains:
- the LOC115568623 gene encoding protocadherin beta-16-like gives rise to the protein MKRQVLLLFSIACLGSVTGQVSYSIPEEMAKGSLVGNIAQDLGVDVRRLKSGKARIYTGDSVQYIELNRERGVLIIKEKIDREALCRQTTPCALHFQITLENPLELFPVTVEITDINDNAPVFQKEERRFEISESAVVGSKFMLEKAMDPDIGQNGLQRYTLKPTDNFALKLHSQSDGSKKVEMILQKPLDREKQEHISLVLTAEDGGEPQMTGTMQIYVTVLDANDNAPVFSKAVYKASITENSAIGTLVTKVSASDADKGSNGEVTYVIGNSMDTVAKLFHISSEGDVILDGAIDYEREKNYHIDIEAIDLGGLSDSSKIIIDVIDVNDNSPVVNMISTSGSIPENSAHKTVIALMSVNDPDSETNGKVQCVMNENIPFTITPTSSNFYSIVTDSDLDRERASEYNISVTCSDEGVPSLSSSVTLTLQISDVNDNAPVFERSSYEAYIVENNTPGLSIFTVRARDADWNQNARVSYILEDSSVNGVPVSSYVSVSADSGVIHAVRSIDYEQIKDFHFRVKAQDGGSPPLSSNVSVKVMIQDQNDNPPQVLYPVQTGGSLVAEMVPRSADVGYLVTKVVAVDVDSGQNAWLSYKLQKATDRALFEVGLQNGEVRTIRQVTDKDAVKQRLTVIVEDNGQPSRSATVIVNVAVADSFPEVLSEFTDFPHDKEYNDNLTFYLVLALAVVSFLFITCLVVIISVKIYRWRQSRVLYHSSLPVIPYYPPRYSDTLGTGTLPHVYNYEVCRTTDSRRSDCKFGGAGSQNVLIMDPSSTGTMQRMQSEKSILDEPDSPLEVRKVLHYTRPPF